CGCCGCATCACATTGACGACCTGGTGCAGGATACACTTGCATCGATGCATCGCAAGCTTGCGACATGGGATAACCGGCGGCCCTTCTTGCCCTGGATCGCGGCGATCGCACGCTATCGCTGGATCGACATGCTGCGCCGTCAGCGCGACGAGGCCGAACTCGGCGACAATGACGCAGCGGTCGGTGCAGAAGATGAGTCGGTCCATGCGCGGCTCAGCATCGATCATCTGATGACGTTGCTGCCGCCAAAGCAGGCGCAGGCCATCACGCTCGTCAAGATCGAGGGCGCCTCGATCGCCGAGGCATCGAAAATTTGCGGCCAGAGCGAGAGCCTGGTCAAAGTGAATATCCACCGTGGGCTCAAAAAACTTGCCTCCCTGATTGAAAGCGAATGAGAATGACCGACGCATCGACCGACGCGCTCATCGACGGGCTGGCCGACGATCTCAGGCCGGTGCGGCCGCGGCGGTTGGCTCAGGGCGGGCTTTGGGTCGCGGCCGCGTGGATTGCCGTCGGCACGCTGCTGCTGTGGCTGCTCGGCATGCGACACGATCTTGCGGCGGGCGCGATGATGGCACCGCTGCCGATGTTGGCCTTCTGGCTGATCGCAGCGCTCGGCCTGTCGGCCGCGTGGAGTGCGCTGCGCATGGGGTTGCCGGGGGTCGGGCGGGATTATAGCGGCTGGCGCTGGGCCGGGTTGGCATCGCTCGCGTTGCCGCTCACTGCGCTGTTCATGGGCTTCGGCGACAGCCATGGCGCCATGGAAGCAATGCGCCCCCAGAACGGATTGCGATGCACCCTCGACGGGTTGGTCGGAGGACTTGGCGTCGGAATTGCGCTCTTCTGCTGGCTAAAGAGCAGCGCACCGACCTCGCCCACGCGTGCGGGCTGGGTTGTCGGGGTTGCTGCCGGAGCGGCGGGTGCGACGATCCTCGCGCTGCACTGTTCGTCGGACGATATGGTCCACATCGCTGTCTGGCACGGCCTGGTCGTCATATCGTCGGCGGCCGCTGGCCGGCTCATTCTCACTCCGCTACTGCGCTGGTAAGGAAAGTAGATGGGCCGGCTTCGAACGGCTCCGACCTGCCCCAATCAGCGAGTGAGGCAGGCCGAGCGCGCCTATA
The Sphingopyxis macrogoltabida genome window above contains:
- a CDS encoding NrsF family protein → MTDASTDALIDGLADDLRPVRPRRLAQGGLWVAAAWIAVGTLLLWLLGMRHDLAAGAMMAPLPMLAFWLIAALGLSAAWSALRMGLPGVGRDYSGWRWAGLASLALPLTALFMGFGDSHGAMEAMRPQNGLRCTLDGLVGGLGVGIALFCWLKSSAPTSPTRAGWVVGVAAGAAGATILALHCSSDDMVHIAVWHGLVVISSAAAGRLILTPLLRW
- a CDS encoding sigma-70 family RNA polymerase sigma factor, with the protein product MSLDESSLARLMAASQRGDRAAYRALLGDCRKWLERYFARRIAPHHIDDLVQDTLASMHRKLATWDNRRPFLPWIAAIARYRWIDMLRRQRDEAELGDNDAAVGAEDESVHARLSIDHLMTLLPPKQAQAITLVKIEGASIAEASKICGQSESLVKVNIHRGLKKLASLIESE